The genomic interval ttattgcACATAGGTCTCGTACTGCATATTTTGAAGCTGGCtcacaggtaaattgagtttgagacccctgaattagagCATATTATCCATGGGAGAACTGATGGGTTTCAACTGGAACAGCTGATCGAAGTAATTTGTAGATAAAAACCGTTAGTGGTCTGTGTTTATTAATCTGAAGGCAATGCCAGTGTCAATTATGTTTTTGCTGTGTACTGATATCAGATATCAGAGAGACTTCCTCCTGGGTCTGTCTCTCACTAGGGGACCAAATGAATGTTTGCTGCTTTCCCATACTGGACTTTTGGTCAAATAGAAAAAACAGAAACTGAAAGAAGGAAATAACTTTGTGGTTATGCCAAAAGATGAGTGCTAATTCTGCTATTTCTACATGCAGACACAAATAGAGTTTCTCAAGCAAGAACCAAATAAGAGGTTTATTCTTTCTCTCGCTGCattgttcatgtttcatgtaaCGTGCCCATGTGGTTTCCACTGACCTCCTGAAACACCTAAATGGCATCAATccatctactgtacatgcatCATGCAGTGTCTATACCCTTGTCCACACCATaggtggggtgtgtgtgtgcaataacCACTTAGCATGTTACACGATGTTAAACTGTATTAATTGGGTGCAATTAGCCAATTCCTAAACATACAGAGATCCAACTCCCTTTCTGTAAGTGAAAAATGCTATTGTCCATACAGTACTCACAGTAGAAAAAGCAAATGTATAGCCAAAGATTATTTACATaagtacaacaaaaacaataaacacgTTTCCCATCAAATGAAACTCTTAACAGTGAGCTAACTGTGAATGGAAATCTGATGCTGCATCAGGCGGTCTCTTTGAGGGAGGCCAGACGCTCCCTGATGAGTTTGTTTTCCTCTGCCATCTTAGAGATGGTCCTGAGAACAGAAAGTCTTGCCTgtccaagaaaaaaataacactaagAAGTGCTGCATATTCATAAATAATGATCCTGGAGACCGATTCCGTGATTGTTACCGCTAATGAATCATTTTGATGAAGCAACACAGTACATCAATGACAACATAGATGGCATTGAGATCATTGATTAACCACATGCTGTGTCTGTATCTGTATTTAATGTCATATAACGTCTCAGAGCTTTAAAAGACGCAGGTCAACAATACAGTATTATGCTCTCTGAAGAGGGACTTACCTTCTCTTTCTCATTGGAGACTTTGCTTTGTTGTCTTTTGGAGAAAAAGAAAGGGTCTTCAACAGGTTGACAAACCATTTCAGGAACTGCCAAAACAAAAGTTGAATGTTATTTTGGGACACACAGAATAATATGATGTACTTCAAAGTTGTTCATGTATACTTTTGAAACAACTGAGTTGAGTTGTGCTGCAGCTGAAGTACGAAGTCAGTAACCCTTATTAATATTATGGTGatgattattacttttattattattatgttacgTCATTATTGTACAAATTGTGAGATAAATGGTAAACGACAttagcaatcaagtctggtgcgtgTTATTAATGACACCTAGTGGGCAGTTCTTGAATTGCCGGAATATTTCTAGagtatttcagttcatttagcacatgtttatgcttgaaaattaaATAAGACACAGAGGTATTAAAATTGAGACACAGTCTGTGTTTAGCTACAGTTCAAtaatactacaaaaaaggtGCAAGTGCGTTTGAGATAAGATTAAATTGTGTGGAACCAGTTGACAACATTGTCAATGactaaatatttttcaataaagttaaaaaaaaaaagaaaaaaccattgaaaacaacatattttaagTGTTTGATAAGACATGTTTGCGGTGTCAAAATATAGTTTGAATGCAGAAAGACACTAAATCAGAGTGCTTCACAATTTTATAGAACATATTGGTGCAAAACACGGCTAGCCTTCAGTTCGCTGGCTATGCTAGCTCGTGTACGTAGATACACAAGCTAGCACTCTTTTCTTGCTATCCAAATATGATTTATATTGGCTTTACCTTTGGGCAGGGTGAACATGCACATATTGGGTTCCTTTCTGCTCACATCATTGGCCAAAGACGGTTTGACTAACTTTGGGAATTTTACTTTTAGTAGCCCGGACATTTTGTCACTTCTCGTCTTCTTTTTCACGGACACGTCATTGCAGTCTTTACTCTGTTCCTCTTGTGCTACATCTCTTTgaattgaaacatttttttggccCAGCACTGCTAAATTCACTTTCTTATTCGACATCATGACGCTATGAATATTGTTCCAGCAGTAAAAAGTAGAAATGCTCATTTCCTCCTTTCTTTTCCAGCAGGTGGCGGAAGCAAGCTCATTGGTGACGTCATCAAAACCAGCCGCTCCTCTGCTATGATCTTGTACCCTCATACCAATTTACTCACTCACTAGATATgactaatattttttaagcaGCATTTCTCAATGTTAacagtgtttatttgtatttattatgagcGAACAAGAGGAACTGCACAGTCAATAATTGTGTGGTTTGGGATTTATTGTAAAGTATAGTATTatggatgcaaaaaaaaaacactcttggGAATTCTTACAGAAATACTGCATaagtaaatattgtattttcgAGTCATTAATGCACAGGATTCCAAAATAAGTCTCACAAACACTTAAATATCATGTGAAGAAATGTGTGACATAATGA from Doryrhamphus excisus isolate RoL2022-K1 chromosome 23, RoL_Dexc_1.0, whole genome shotgun sequence carries:
- the LOC131110663 gene encoding uncharacterized protein LOC131110663; translated protein: MRVQDHSRGAAGFDDVTNELASATCWKRKEEMSISTFYCWNNIHSVMMSNKKVNLAVLGQKNVSIQRDVAQEEQSKDCNDVSVKKKTRSDKMSGLLKVKFPKLVKPSLANDVSRKEPNMCMFTLPKVPEMVCQPVEDPFFFSKRQQSKVSNEKEKNKSGERSNDCYRLPGGFQCDDHPSSITELKLIQGIILSICYVCTFVLLLFFLKVIRVLGMICNTLGTLWKHWRRQRI